A section of the Methanococcus vannielii SB genome encodes:
- a CDS encoding UDP-N-acetylglucosamine 3-dehydrogenase — protein MLKVGIIGIGAMGYNHARIYHELQKLGKLKLIGISDKNKELLEKVSNEFDTLGFLDYKELLNQDLDVVSIVVPTFLHKEIALEFIRKGIHVLIEKPISDTIENAEELIKEAEKNNVILSVGHVERFNPAVLKLKEFIDEGILGKIVTMTAKRVGPMTPRILDTGVILDLAVHDIDVMAYLAGSRVKEVYAKAKNVNHPNKKSEDYALIIASFENNIDGIIETNRLTPHKTRSLSVIGTKGIAYLDYINQCLTIYDEQWVKNAKIEKGEPLKNEIIHFIDCVENNKKPLVSGLDGIHALKVALDALKNSKEE, from the coding sequence TTGTTAAAAGTTGGAATTATTGGAATTGGTGCAATGGGATATAACCATGCACGGATATATCATGAATTACAGAAATTAGGAAAATTAAAACTTATTGGAATATCTGATAAAAATAAAGAACTTTTAGAAAAAGTTTCGAATGAATTTGATACGTTAGGTTTTTTAGATTATAAAGAACTTTTAAATCAGGATTTAGATGTTGTAAGTATTGTTGTTCCAACGTTTTTACATAAAGAAATTGCTTTAGAATTTATTAGAAAAGGAATTCACGTTTTAATTGAAAAACCAATTTCTGATACAATTGAAAATGCAGAAGAATTAATAAAAGAAGCTGAAAAAAACAATGTTATTTTATCTGTTGGCCATGTTGAAAGGTTTAATCCTGCTGTTTTAAAGTTAAAAGAATTTATTGATGAAGGAATTTTAGGAAAAATCGTTACAATGACTGCAAAAAGAGTTGGCCCAATGACTCCAAGAATTTTGGATACAGGAGTTATTTTAGACCTTGCAGTACATGACATTGATGTAATGGCTTATTTAGCAGGTTCAAGAGTAAAAGAAGTTTACGCAAAAGCAAAAAATGTAAATCACCCAAATAAAAAGTCAGAAGACTATGCTTTAATAATTGCTTCATTTGAAAACAATATTGATGGAATTATAGAAACAAATAGGCTAACGCCCCATAAAACAAGGAGTTTAAGCGTTATTGGAACTAAAGGAATTGCATATCTTGACTACATAAATCAATGTTTAACAATTTATGATGAACAATGGGTAAAAAATGCGAAAATTGAAAAGGGGGAACCTTTGAAAAATGAAATAATCCATTTTATTGATTGCGTTGAAAATAATAAAAAACCCCTAGTTTCGGGTCTAGATGGAATACATGCATTAAAAGTTGCATTAGATGCGCTTAAAAATTCAAAAGAGGAATAG
- a CDS encoding lipopolysaccharide biosynthesis protein: MSSGTAIAQIIGTITYPIITRYYTPDEFGVFVTYSSIIAILSIISSLKYEFAIPIAESEEKAVNIVFLCVGILIIYSSIIFLALLLYSNEIFSLLGNEHLNQYWYLIPIGVSFIGIYSLFMYWSFRKKEYLAISKTTISQSFFGNISKIGFGFLNMGAFGLIFGDILGKSAGITVLSKSFINNKCFSKANLSEIIEQSKRYIKFPIYSAPSKLLNTLGVQLPVIFITLLYGSSVAGFFGLSHTIVSIPMSLIGTSVGNVFYGEAASIGRKNPKKIKELSNNLLKKLIAIGIIPLITLILFGPILFKFVFGSNWYQAGIYAQIIAFLVFFRFMFTPITNIFSVFERQKEELYLDSFRLVLVLIAFGISKYVNLDSFWAIGLYSLAMCIVYFVTYIYAQKILNDEIKKI; encoded by the coding sequence GTGTCTAGTGGAACCGCCATTGCCCAGATAATTGGCACCATAACTTACCCCATAATTACAAGATATTATACGCCTGATGAATTTGGAGTATTTGTAACATATTCTTCAATTATTGCAATTTTATCAATTATTTCATCCTTAAAGTACGAATTTGCAATACCTATTGCAGAAAGCGAAGAAAAAGCAGTCAATATAGTTTTTCTATGTGTCGGGATATTAATAATATACTCTTCAATAATTTTTTTAGCGTTGTTACTATATAGTAATGAAATATTTTCATTACTGGGTAATGAACATTTAAACCAATACTGGTATTTGATTCCCATTGGAGTATCATTTATTGGAATATACTCATTATTTATGTATTGGTCTTTTAGAAAAAAAGAATACCTTGCAATATCCAAAACTACAATATCGCAATCTTTTTTTGGAAACATTTCTAAAATAGGATTTGGATTTTTAAATATGGGTGCATTTGGGTTAATATTTGGTGATATTCTGGGTAAAAGTGCAGGAATTACTGTGTTATCGAAATCTTTTATAAATAATAAGTGTTTTTCTAAAGCAAACTTATCTGAAATAATTGAACAGTCAAAAAGATACATTAAATTTCCAATATATTCTGCACCAAGTAAATTATTAAACACCCTGGGCGTACAACTACCAGTTATATTTATTACATTACTTTATGGAAGTTCGGTAGCAGGTTTTTTTGGGCTTTCCCATACTATTGTTAGTATACCGATGTCGTTAATTGGCACATCTGTTGGAAATGTATTTTATGGTGAAGCTGCAAGTATTGGTCGAAAAAATCCAAAAAAGATTAAAGAATTATCCAATAACCTGCTCAAAAAATTAATTGCCATAGGGATAATACCATTAATAACTTTGATATTATTTGGTCCAATTTTATTTAAATTCGTCTTTGGTAGTAACTGGTATCAAGCTGGAATATATGCCCAGATAATTGCCTTTTTAGTATTTTTTAGATTTATGTTTACACCGATTACCAACATATTTTCAGTATTTGAACGGCAAAAAGAAGAATTATACCTTGACTCTTTTAGGTTAGTTTTAGTATTGATTGCCTTTGGAATTTCAAAATACGTAAATTTGGATTCATTCTGGGCCATTGGACTTTACAGTTTAGCTATGTGTATTGTGTATTTTGTAACTTACATATATGCTCAAAAAATACTAAATGACGAAATTAAAAAAATATAA
- a CDS encoding nucleotide sugar dehydrogenase, with protein sequence MDLLNCNLNIDSILKNGEIKVSVFGQGKMGLPLALVFAEHGLNVIGVDIDKSVVNNLNNGINHITEEPGLSELLLRNIENKKYTATTDGVQAANDSDIMIILVPTLIDERGNIKLDPVYSVSEIISKGLKKGNIVITEATMPPGTTEKLIPILEKSGLKLGEFGLSHAPERTMTGTALRDIKGQYPKIIGCSDEKTYNIVSKLYNLINKKGTIKMSSIKAAETVKVFEGVYRDVNIGLSNEMALWCEEHSIDALEVFDAANTQPFCHFHTPGAGVGGHCIPVYPWFIINTSNEVNPKITKTARELNDYMAHHMVELTIKGLNEFKKCLNGSNILVLGLTFRGGVKEFMKSAAIPIINELKLFGANVYSYDPLCDELDAKKYNSKLKTDFTGIDAIIVTSDHEEFKHIDFEKISKEVSTKLIIDGRNVINVSNASENGFRIIKVGNLK encoded by the coding sequence ATGGATTTATTAAATTGTAATTTGAATATTGATTCAATATTAAAAAATGGAGAAATCAAAGTTTCAGTGTTTGGGCAGGGTAAAATGGGTTTACCTCTAGCTTTAGTTTTTGCAGAACACGGACTTAACGTAATTGGCGTAGATATTGATAAATCGGTTGTTAATAATCTAAATAACGGGATAAATCATATTACTGAAGAACCTGGTTTAAGTGAACTTCTTTTAAGAAATATTGAAAACAAAAAGTACACTGCAACAACTGATGGCGTACAGGCTGCAAATGATTCTGACATAATGATTATACTTGTTCCAACATTAATTGATGAACGGGGAAATATTAAGTTAGATCCAGTTTACAGTGTTTCAGAAATAATTTCAAAAGGACTAAAAAAAGGAAATATTGTAATAACTGAAGCTACAATGCCTCCTGGAACAACTGAAAAATTAATTCCAATTTTAGAAAAATCTGGATTAAAATTAGGTGAATTTGGACTTTCACATGCACCTGAACGAACAATGACTGGAACTGCATTAAGGGATATTAAAGGACAGTATCCAAAAATAATTGGTTGTAGTGACGAAAAAACATATAATATTGTTTCAAAACTTTACAACCTAATTAATAAAAAAGGAACTATAAAAATGAGTTCAATTAAAGCTGCAGAAACTGTAAAAGTATTTGAAGGGGTTTATCGGGATGTAAATATTGGGCTTTCAAATGAAATGGCTTTATGGTGTGAAGAACATTCAATAGATGCATTAGAAGTATTTGATGCTGCAAATACACAGCCATTTTGTCATTTCCATACTCCCGGGGCCGGGGTTGGTGGGCACTGTATTCCGGTTTACCCCTGGTTTATAATAAACACGTCAAACGAAGTAAATCCTAAAATTACCAAAACTGCAAGGGAATTAAATGATTATATGGCGCATCACATGGTTGAACTAACAATAAAAGGATTAAACGAGTTTAAAAAATGCTTAAATGGAAGTAACATCCTTGTTTTGGGTTTGACATTTAGGGGCGGAGTTAAAGAGTTCATGAAAAGTGCGGCAATTCCAATAATAAATGAATTGAAGTTATTCGGTGCAAATGTTTATTCGTACGATCCACTATGTGACGAATTAGATGCAAAAAAGTATAATTCAAAATTAAAAACAGATTTTACTGGAATCGACGCAATTATCGTCACATCTGACCATGAAGAATTTAAACATATAGATTTTGAAAAAATTTCAAAAGAGGTTTCTACAAAATTAATTATTGATGGAAGAAATGTTATAAATGTTTCAAATGCATCTGAAAATGGATTTAGGATTATTAAAGTTGGAAATTTGAAATAA
- the wecB gene encoding non-hydrolyzing UDP-N-acetylglucosamine 2-epimerase, with product MKIVTIVGARPQFIKLAPVSKEIRKHFEEVIIHTGQHYDFDMDKIFFEELEIPTPDHNLNIGSGTHGFQTGEMLKKIEEILLKEKPDLVLVYGDTNSTIAGALSASKLNIKIAHVEAGLRSFDRKMPEEINRVLTDHISNILFTPTDTADTNLKNEGINTGVFNIGDVMYDSLLNALKLIEKKNFKMLNELNIFKKEYILATVHRAENTDVKENLENIINAFIESDEKIIFPVHPRTRKYLEKYGFLEKIKNCENLKLISPVGYLEMIYLENNAKKILTDSGGVQKEAYFLKVPCVTLRNNTEWVETVLDGWNILVGSNKEKILENISKFNPKTETYNYRFGEGDSSKRIVDVLRNV from the coding sequence ATGAAAATCGTAACTATCGTTGGTGCAAGACCCCAATTTATAAAGTTAGCCCCGGTTTCAAAAGAAATTAGAAAGCATTTTGAAGAAGTAATTATCCATACTGGCCAACACTATGACTTTGACATGGATAAAATATTTTTTGAAGAACTTGAAATTCCCACTCCAGACCATAATTTAAATATCGGCTCTGGAACCCATGGCTTTCAGACTGGAGAAATGCTAAAAAAAATTGAAGAAATATTGTTAAAAGAAAAACCTGACCTAGTTTTAGTTTATGGTGACACAAATTCAACGATTGCTGGAGCTCTTTCAGCTTCAAAATTAAATATAAAAATTGCCCACGTTGAAGCAGGGCTTAGAAGCTTTGATAGAAAAATGCCGGAAGAAATAAACCGTGTTTTAACTGACCATATCAGTAACATTTTATTTACTCCAACAGATACTGCAGATACTAATTTAAAAAATGAAGGAATTAATACGGGCGTTTTTAACATTGGCGATGTAATGTATGATTCCCTATTAAACGCTTTAAAATTAATTGAAAAAAAGAATTTTAAAATGCTGAATGAATTAAATATTTTCAAAAAAGAATATATCTTAGCAACTGTGCATAGGGCAGAAAATACAGATGTTAAAGAAAATTTGGAAAATATAATAAATGCATTTATTGAAAGTGACGAAAAAATAATATTCCCTGTTCATCCAAGAACTAGAAAATATTTAGAAAAATATGGATTTCTCGAAAAAATTAAAAATTGTGAAAATTTAAAATTAATTTCTCCTGTTGGATATTTAGAAATGATCTATTTGGAAAATAATGCTAAAAAAATACTGACTGATTCGGGCGGAGTTCAAAAAGAAGCATATTTTTTGAAAGTTCCATGTGTAACTTTAAGAAATAATACAGAATGGGTTGAAACAGTTTTAGATGGTTGGAATATACTGGTTGGATCAAATAAAGAAAAAATTTTAGAAAATATTTCTAAATTTAATCCTAAAACTGAAACTTATAATTACAGATTTGGTGAAGGGGATTCTAGTAAAAGAATTGTTGATGTTTTGAGGAATGTGTGA
- a CDS encoding glycosyltransferase family 2 protein gives MYKGKKIGVSIPAYNEEKLIGRTLEEIPNYVDKIYVCDDCSKDKTSEIVMEFIKKDPRIELIKHSVNTGVGGAIIDCWKKGIIDKMDILAVMAGDNQMDPKYLPDLLDPIVDGIADYTKGNRLLKGYLGKMSKWRQFGNFLLNLLNKIASGYWDIDDPQNGYVAISSNALSKINLDTLYKRYAFENDLMIKANVVDGITMKNIPLEIRYNIGEQSKIKYGNFIYDTSLFLLKSFLWRINQKYIKKGNLLGFSYLIGTISFFLIPFIFIWNNITPYIISGILIFILSCIIESYKTRGDN, from the coding sequence ATGTATAAGGGTAAAAAAATTGGGGTTTCAATCCCAGCATATAATGAAGAAAAATTAATTGGTAGAACGTTAGAAGAAATTCCTAATTATGTTGATAAAATATATGTTTGTGATGACTGTTCAAAAGATAAAACCTCTGAAATTGTAATGGAATTTATTAAAAAAGACCCTCGAATTGAATTAATAAAGCATTCAGTAAATACTGGAGTTGGTGGAGCAATTATTGACTGCTGGAAAAAAGGAATAATTGATAAAATGGATATTTTGGCAGTTATGGCTGGGGACAATCAGATGGATCCAAAATATTTGCCAGATTTACTTGATCCAATAGTTGATGGTATTGCAGATTACACTAAGGGAAACCGTTTATTAAAAGGTTACCTTGGAAAAATGAGCAAATGGAGGCAATTTGGGAATTTTTTACTTAATTTATTAAACAAAATTGCTTCAGGATACTGGGATATTGATGACCCCCAAAACGGATACGTTGCAATATCTTCAAATGCATTATCAAAAATAAATTTAGACACCCTATACAAAAGATACGCTTTTGAAAATGATCTTATGATAAAGGCAAACGTTGTTGACGGAATAACAATGAAAAATATCCCGTTAGAAATTAGATATAATATTGGAGAACAGTCCAAAATAAAATATGGTAATTTTATTTATGATACTAGTTTATTTTTACTAAAATCATTTTTATGGAGAATAAATCAAAAATATATTAAGAAGGGAAATTTATTAGGATTTAGCTACTTAATTGGTACAATATCGTTTTTTTTAATTCCTTTTATTTTTATCTGGAATAATATTACTCCTTACATCATATCTGGAATTTTAATATTTATTCTATCGTGTATTATCGAATCCTATAAAACTAGAGGTGATAATTAA
- a CDS encoding glycosyltransferase family 4 protein produces the protein MVSSKLNIIRIVFEFYPMKGGSITHIINLSEKINPFIKKQIVVAPDFKNNKFDKNWDIEILRIPFLRLELLKKLKMPTVPIVLISYAINVIKIIKNLLKNNNEKYIIHVHGNLLGSYIITLLKIFKINVPVIIMQHSGNTFKISKKSNLSTKIAFFLFKFNKPDILLILDDGADINGFKKICRNKDINYDVVYHGIDTKKYVPEKCSKPPEFVVLSTNRLDKFKSVHLSILGFKKFIELIDDKNNVKMKIIGSGSEYPHLKKLVEDENISEFVEFHGEKNIHEIPTYLNESDVVVGTSLISNLNLSIQEAMAVEKPVLVFDSGNIKKLINNMENGVLIKSGDIDDFAENLKILYENHELRLKIGKNARKTIINERSWDSRIKKELNIYKKILDKRSLKV, from the coding sequence ATGGTTAGTTCAAAATTAAACATAATAAGAATCGTATTTGAATTTTATCCAATGAAAGGTGGGTCAATAACCCACATTATAAACCTGTCTGAAAAAATAAATCCATTTATTAAGAAACAGATCGTTGTCGCACCAGATTTTAAAAACAATAAATTTGATAAAAATTGGGACATTGAAATACTTAGAATTCCATTTTTAAGATTGGAATTACTTAAAAAATTAAAAATGCCTACAGTTCCTATTGTATTGATTAGTTACGCAATAAACGTTATTAAAATAATAAAAAATCTACTTAAAAATAATAATGAAAAATATATAATTCATGTTCATGGGAATCTTTTGGGGTCGTACATTATTACATTGTTAAAAATTTTTAAAATTAATGTTCCAGTAATAATTATGCAACATTCCGGAAATACTTTTAAAATTTCCAAAAAATCGAATCTATCTACAAAAATAGCTTTTTTTCTATTTAAATTCAATAAACCTGACATTTTACTAATATTGGACGATGGGGCAGATATTAATGGTTTTAAAAAAATATGCAGAAATAAAGATATTAATTATGATGTGGTCTACCATGGGATAGATACTAAAAAATACGTTCCAGAAAAATGTTCAAAACCTCCAGAATTTGTAGTGTTATCAACAAACAGGCTCGACAAATTTAAAAGTGTTCATCTAAGCATTCTTGGATTTAAAAAATTTATTGAATTAATAGATGATAAAAATAATGTAAAAATGAAAATAATAGGTTCAGGTTCTGAATATCCACATTTAAAAAAATTAGTTGAAGATGAAAACATTTCTGAATTTGTTGAATTTCACGGAGAAAAAAATATTCATGAAATCCCCACATATTTAAACGAATCGGACGTAGTTGTTGGAACCTCATTAATAAGCAATTTAAATCTTTCAATTCAAGAAGCAATGGCTGTTGAAAAACCAGTTTTGGTATTCGATTCTGGAAACATTAAAAAATTAATAAATAATATGGAAAATGGCGTTCTTATCAAATCTGGAGATATTGACGATTTTGCAGAAAATCTTAAAATATTATATGAAAATCATGAATTAAGATTAAAAATTGGTAAAAATGCTCGAAAAACAATTATAAATGAACGATCTTGGGATTCAAGAATTAAAAAAGAACTAAATATTTATAAAAAGATACTGGATAAAAGATCTCTCAAAGTATAA
- a CDS encoding glycosyltransferase family 4 protein, whose product MLKKRILVIAPQYNFFVKDQVDELSKSVENINILIKYNPLTEISKYIPHKHANYFKKYTKKKLINNINKPSNLKVHLIPTVYFKTDGNNEKLGDMLFKKFDKYIQKNNLKFDLIHAHFTYPYGHAASKLGIKYNVPIVVTAHGYDIYDLPFRDPYWKSTISQTLNSASQIITVGKKNTESIDKLGIKTPVSVIPNGYNPKKFYPRNSEECRKLLDLPKKSKILLSVGNLEPVKGHAHLIKSISKVLEKRKDILCVIVGDGKLKNELQKQIDTLNLNNNVKLVGAKPHEEIPIWMNAADLFVLPSLNEGNPTVLVEALSTGLPFIGTNVGGIPEIINSDEYGLLCEPKNPENLAENILIALEKDWDNEKIINYSKEFTWENISKEILNAYKKVLK is encoded by the coding sequence ATGTTAAAAAAAAGAATTCTTGTTATAGCGCCACAATATAATTTTTTTGTTAAAGATCAGGTCGATGAACTTTCTAAATCCGTTGAAAATATAAATATTTTAATAAAATATAACCCATTAACAGAGATTTCAAAATATATCCCCCATAAACATGCGAATTATTTTAAAAAATATACTAAAAAAAAATTAATAAACAATATTAATAAACCATCAAATTTAAAAGTGCATTTAATTCCAACAGTATACTTTAAAACTGACGGCAATAATGAAAAATTAGGCGATATGCTATTTAAAAAATTTGATAAATATATTCAAAAAAATAACTTAAAATTTGATTTAATTCATGCCCATTTTACTTATCCTTACGGGCATGCTGCTTCAAAATTGGGTATTAAATATAATGTTCCAATTGTAGTTACTGCCCATGGCTATGATATTTATGACTTACCATTTAGAGATCCATACTGGAAATCAACCATATCACAAACATTAAATTCTGCTTCGCAAATTATAACTGTAGGAAAAAAAAATACTGAATCAATTGACAAATTGGGAATAAAAACCCCCGTATCGGTTATTCCAAATGGTTATAATCCAAAAAAATTTTATCCCAGGAATTCCGAAGAATGCAGAAAATTGTTAGACTTACCAAAAAAAAGTAAGATTTTACTTAGTGTTGGAAATTTAGAACCTGTGAAAGGACATGCCCATTTGATAAAATCAATTTCTAAAGTATTGGAAAAAAGAAAAGATATATTATGCGTAATAGTGGGGGATGGAAAATTAAAAAATGAATTACAAAAACAGATTGATACTTTAAATTTAAATAATAATGTAAAATTAGTTGGTGCTAAACCTCATGAAGAAATTCCAATCTGGATGAATGCAGCCGATTTATTCGTTCTTCCAAGTTTAAATGAGGGAAACCCGACAGTTTTAGTTGAAGCCTTGAGTACAGGATTGCCATTTATTGGAACTAATGTTGGCGGAATTCCTGAAATCATTAATTCTGATGAATATGGGCTACTTTGTGAACCAAAAAATCCTGAAAACTTAGCTGAAAATATATTAATCGCGTTAGAAAAAGATTGGGATAATGAAAAAATAATAAATTATTCAAAAGAATTTACCTGGGAAAATATTTCAAAAGAAATTTTAAATGCATATAAAAAAGTTTTAAAGTAG
- a CDS encoding DUF1616 domain-containing protein: MNLSIKNLKKSWELILIILLSILLNVLIFFSPESHLRTVLGLLFILFFPGYVFINVLFYKEKSLENIERIALSFGLSIAIVPLIGLMLNYTPYGIRLTPILISLTLFIITLSIIGIYFRLTGNNVWFPKISFEEIKNNFEWNNSSKLDKALTVILIISVIFSVMTLGYVISNPKQGEKFTEFYILGKEGKAYNYPNEVFLNEKNTLRIGLSNHEGKKVNYSIEIWLVNLTYDTKLNKTKIHKMYFMDEINVLELDHKPVNIDKNWTKQWETEYNFTIDKPGNWQQWYLLFKNTDEDEFEKLKNKKPEEKVFDAINGNIQSLKLNIKAIK; this comes from the coding sequence ATGAATTTATCTATTAAAAATTTAAAAAAAAGTTGGGAATTAATTTTAATAATTCTTCTATCAATTTTACTAAATGTTTTAATCTTTTTTAGTCCTGAAAGTCATTTAAGAACTGTTTTAGGGCTTTTATTTATATTATTTTTCCCAGGATACGTATTTATAAATGTTTTATTTTATAAAGAAAAAAGTCTTGAAAATATTGAACGTATTGCACTTAGTTTTGGGTTAAGTATTGCAATAGTTCCATTAATTGGATTAATGTTAAATTATACGCCCTATGGTATTAGATTAACTCCAATACTAATTAGTTTAACTTTATTTATTATTACACTATCAATTATTGGAATATATTTCCGATTAACGGGTAATAACGTATGGTTTCCAAAAATAAGCTTTGAAGAAATTAAAAATAATTTTGAATGGAATAATTCTTCAAAATTGGATAAAGCTTTAACCGTAATATTGATAATTTCTGTAATTTTTTCAGTAATGACATTAGGATATGTTATTTCAAACCCGAAACAGGGCGAAAAATTCACAGAATTTTATATTCTTGGAAAAGAAGGAAAAGCTTATAATTACCCAAACGAAGTATTTTTAAACGAAAAAAATACTTTAAGGATAGGCCTTTCAAATCATGAAGGAAAAAAGGTTAATTACAGTATTGAAATTTGGCTTGTTAATTTAACTTATGATACAAAATTAAATAAAACAAAAATTCATAAAATGTATTTCATGGATGAAATAAATGTATTAGAATTAGATCATAAACCAGTAAATATTGATAAAAACTGGACAAAACAGTGGGAAACGGAATATAATTTTACAATAGATAAACCTGGAAACTGGCAGCAATGGTATTTACTTTTTAAAAATACGGATGAAGATGAATTTGAAAAATTAAAAAATAAAAAACCAGAAGAAAAGGTATTTGATGCAATAAATGGAAATATTCAAAGTTTAAAACTAAATATTAAAGCTATTAAATAA
- a CDS encoding DUF354 domain-containing protein translates to MNIAMFINTPAQFHFYKNIAKELKNRGHSVELLFRDYGENLEIAKELGLNPTVYSKPSDSKYGKILVLPSDVLRATKCLKKFKPDIITGFGVYDAFTSCLVHVPCIVFNDSEPHVNSFSYAIQFKLFMPFTNVLITPEAFQPNFGNKHLNIPSYKEFSYLHPKYYTPNEDIFNMLGIEKNEEYILLRFNAFDAVHDAGITGFTKENKIKLVKELEKHCKVFISSETPVPKEIEKNLLKAPKSRIHDVIYYAKLLITDTQTMTTEAALLGTPALRYNKFVGEKDMSNFVELEKNYGLIFNYQNPEKIFEKAFELLNTENLKEIWKEKRELLLKNKIDITSFMVWFFENYPESFEKMKTDFTIYENFNDNLAEIKG, encoded by the coding sequence ATGAATATTGCAATGTTTATAAACACCCCTGCACAATTTCATTTCTACAAAAATATCGCCAAAGAATTGAAAAATAGGGGACATTCTGTCGAATTACTATTCCGGGACTACGGGGAAAATTTAGAAATTGCTAAAGAACTTGGTTTAAATCCTACGGTTTATTCTAAACCCTCTGATTCAAAATATGGAAAAATATTGGTGTTGCCATCAGATGTATTAAGAGCTACAAAATGCTTAAAAAAGTTTAAACCTGATATTATAACTGGATTTGGAGTTTATGATGCATTTACTTCATGTTTAGTTCATGTTCCCTGTATTGTATTTAATGATTCAGAACCCCATGTAAATTCTTTTTCATACGCAATACAATTCAAGTTATTCATGCCATTTACAAATGTTTTAATTACTCCTGAAGCATTTCAACCTAATTTTGGAAATAAACACTTGAACATTCCAAGTTATAAAGAATTTTCATATTTACATCCTAAGTACTACACTCCAAATGAAGATATTTTTAACATGTTAGGTATTGAAAAAAATGAAGAATATATTCTTTTAAGATTCAATGCCTTTGATGCAGTTCATGATGCGGGAATTACAGGATTTACAAAAGAAAACAAAATAAAACTTGTAAAAGAACTTGAAAAACATTGTAAAGTATTTATATCTTCAGAAACCCCCGTTCCTAAAGAAATTGAAAAAAATCTATTAAAAGCACCAAAAAGCAGAATTCACGACGTTATATATTATGCAAAACTTCTAATCACGGATACCCAAACTATGACTACCGAAGCTGCTCTTTTAGGAACCCCTGCATTAAGATACAATAAGTTTGTTGGGGAAAAAGATATGAGTAATTTCGTAGAACTTGAGAAAAATTATGGATTAATATTTAATTATCAAAACCCTGAAAAAATATTTGAAAAAGCTTTTGAATTACTAAATACTGAAAATTTAAAAGAAATATGGAAAGAAAAGCGAGAATTATTATTAAAGAATAAAATTGACATTACCTCATTTATGGTATGGTTCTTTGAAAACTATCCGGAAAGTTTTGAAAAAATGAAAACCGACTTTACAATTTATGAAAATTTCAATGACAATTTAGCTGAAATAAAGGGATAA